The genomic segment TACACAGGTGTCTGATGTTATTGCTGCTATGACAAAGGATGGTTATCCCCATCCCACTGCATTTGAAATAGAGACTGCGGTGGCATTTCTGTTCTTTAAAAAAGAGAATTGTGATCTCGTTTTGCTGGAAGTGGGAATGGGCGGAAATCTGGACGCCACAAATATTATTAAGAATACGCTGCTGGCAGTGCTGGTATCGATCAGTATGGATCATATGTCTTTTCTTGGAAATACTCTGGCACAGATTGCAGAGAAGAAAGCCGGGATCATCAAAGACGGCTGCAGAGTGGTGACTGCCAGACAGAAGCCGGAAGCAATGCAGGTGATCGAGAGGATCAGCAGAGAACATGGTGCAAAATGTACCATAGCAGATGCTTCTGAGGCAGAGGTGCTAAAGGAAAGCTGCCTTGGACAGACAATCCGGTACAGGGGTGAAGAGTATGAGATTCCGCTGGCAGGTGTTTATCAGAAGGAAAATGCAGTAGTTGCACTGAATGCTTTAAAAGTATTGGATGAGCTGGGCTTTCCCACTGCTGCGGAGCAGAAAAAAGAAGGGCTTCGCACAGTAAACTGGAACGGACGGTTTACAGTTATCTGTAAAAAACCGCTGTTTGTGGTAGACGGGGCTCATAATCCTGCTGCTGCGGATATGATGGCAGCTTCAATAGAGCATTATTTTAAGGGAAAACGGATCATCTATATTATGGGAGTGTTTGCAGATAAGGATTACAGAAGTGTGATTCAGAAAACTGCGCACTTTGCAGACCGGATACTTACGATCCAGACTCCGGATAATATAAGGGCGCTGCCTGCCGGAGAGCTGGCGAAGACTGTCAGTGAATACAATCCCAATGTACAGGCAATGGATACGATTAAAGATGCAGTGGAGGAGGCTTTTTCACTTGCCGGGGAACAGGATGTGATCATTGCCTTTGGTTCTCTTTCCTTTATCGGAGAGATGACTGATATTGTAGAGAATTTGTGAAAGTAAAAAGGTACAACATAAATGATAGATTTACAGGAATGCAGAAATGAAATAGATAAGATCGACAGCGATATCATACGTCTTTTTGAACAGAGAATGAAGGTGTGTGAGGATGTTGCAGAATATAAGATACGAACAGGAAAGAAGGTTCTGGATCCGGAAAGAGAGAGACAGAAGCTGGAGGTCCTGAGAGGTAAGGCGCATGGAGAATTTAATCAGCTTGGTGCGCAGGAGCTTTTTCAGCAGATCATGGCGATCAGCCGTAAGAGACAGTATCAGCTTCTCACAGAGCATGGAATCGAGGACGATGAGAAACTGGAAATGGTAGATGCACTTCCGCTGAAAGATGTAAGAGTTGTCTTTCAGGGTGTGGAAGGTGCATACAGCTATGCTGCAATGAGGGAATATTTCCAGGACGATATTGAGAGTTTTCATGTAAAAACCTGGCGCGATGCAATGGAAGCAGTTGTGGAGGGAAGAGCAGACTATGCGGTACTTCCCATTGAGAATACAACTGCCGGTATTGTTGCTGATATTTATGATCTTCTTACAGAGTATGAGCTTAGCATTGTAGGAGAACAGATCATCCGTCCGGAGCATGTACTTCTGGGACTGCCGGATGCTGAACTGGAGGATATCAGACAGGTATGTTCTCATCCTCAGGCACTTTCCCAGTGTGGAAAATATCTGGAATCTCATTCGGACTGGAAGAAGAAAGAGATGGAAAATACTGCCGGTTCTGCCAAGAAGATAAAAGAAGACAATGACAAGACGCAGGCAGCTATTGCCAGCAGACAGGCAGGAGAGCTTTACGGACTGAAGATCCTGGCTGAGAATATCTGCTATAACGGACAGAATGCCACACGTTTTGTGATAGTGAGTAAGAAACCAATCTATGTGAAGGATGCACATAAGATCAGTATTTTCTTTGAACTGCATCATGAGAGCGGAACTCTTTACAATATGCTGTCTCACATTATTTATAATGGACTGAATATGACGAAGATAGAATCCCGCCCGATCACAGGGAAGAACTGGCAGTACCGTTTTTTTGTTGATTTCGAGGGAAATTTAAAGGACAGTGCAGTGAAGAATGCCCTGAGAGGAATTGAGGCAGAAGCTGACAGAATGAGAATTTTGGGAAATTATTAAAAATCATTTCCACAATCTGCACGTCCCACTTTGCGGCATATTTTGCGTAAAGCATTTTTCAAACACACTCTGGTACATCGTTTTCGAAATAATTATACCACTCACAGCAGAACAATAAGATAAAACAACAAGGTAAGAAGGAAGTAATAAAAATGGCTAGATTAAATGAATGCATCTTATACCGTAACTTTGAACATGGAGAAATCCTTGATAAAATGGCAGAACTGATGAATGCCTGGGAACAGAAAGCACCTGATCTGAAAGAAAAGGAAGGGCTGTTCTTTGAGTGTGCCAACGGACTGGTGGAAACTGCCGGCGCTTATGGATTTTCCGGAAATTTATGGCACTGTTATCTGACATTTCTTCTGGTAAATAATGAAAATGCATTCAGTACAGCCTGTGAGATCAGAGGGGCTGTCAACGGAAGTATTAATGAACTGGCACTGAATGATTTCGGTGTGTTTAAAGAACTGTATGATTTTGACCTGACTGTACTGGATGAGGCATTTGGAATTTCCTGCTGTAAGGTTCTCGGTGATTATACCAACACCGGAAGTAACAGCAAGATGTTTAATTCCCGTATCAGAGACCGTATCTGTGATCTGAGCAAAACGCTGGCAGCAGCGGAGTCCACAGAGGAATTCATGAAGGATATGGTACAGTTTTATAAGGATTTTGGTGTGGGTAAGCTGGGATTACATAAGGCTTTTCGTGTAGGCCATGATGAGAATGATAATGTGGAGATCCAGCCGATCACAAGGATCGCTCATGTGAAACTGGAAGACCTGGTCGGATATGAAATCCCGAAGCAGAAACTGATCGAGAATACAGAAGCTTTCGTAAGAGGCAGAAAGGCAAACAACTGTCTGCTTTTTGGTGATGCGGGTACAGGTAAATCCTCAAGTATCAAGGGAATCCTGAACCGTTATTATGATGAGGGACTTCGTATTATCGAGGTGTATAAGCATCAGTTTCAGGATCTGAATGATGTGATCGCCCAGATCAAGAACAGAAACTATAAATTCATTATCTATATGGATGATCTGTCATTCGAGGAATTTGAAATCGAATATAAATATCTGAAGGCAGTGATCGAGGGTGGTCTGGAGAAGAAGCCGGACAATATCCTGATCTATGCAACAAGTAACAGAAGACATCTGGTAAGAGAGAAATCCAGTGACAAGCTGGAGATCATGGATGATGACGATCTGCATTCCTCCGATACAGTGCAGGAGAAGCTTTCACTGGTTTATCGTTTTGGTGTCCGTATTTATTATGGTGCACCGAGCAAAAAAGAATTCCAGACAATTGTGAAAGCTCTCGCAGAGAGAAACGGAATTACCATGCCGGAGGACGAACTGTTTCTGGAAGCAAATAAGTGGGAGCTTTCCCATGGAGGACTTACAGGACGAACTGCACAGCAGTTTATCGACCATCTGCTGGGTGTGGAGAAGGAATAAAAAAGCAAATAGATGAATGGTAAAGGGGGAACGCATATGGCAGTCATGACATTTGCAGCCATTGATATCGGATCTTATGAAGTCAGCATGAAGATCTTTGAGATGTCAAAAAGAATTGGTTTTCGTGAACTGAATGATGTCAGATACAGTCTGGAAATCGGAAAGGGTGTCTATTCTGACGGAAAGATCGATTCAGAAATGCTGAATGTTTTATGTGAGGTGCTGAACGACTTTAAGAGGCTGATGCAGGACTTTGGGGTGGAAGAGTATCGTGCCTGCGGCACCAGTGCATTCAGAGAACTTGTGAATCCGCTGCTGATCATTGAACAGATCTATCAGCGTACAGGAATGAAAATTGAAATCCTAAGCAGTGCAGAACAGCATTTCCTTGGGTACAAATCAATTGCTGCTATAGAAAAGGGATTCAAAAAGATGATCCAGAAAGGCACCGCGATCCTGGATGTGGGCGGCGGCAGCCTTCAGGTTTCCCTCTTTGACAAGGATGCTCTGGTCACTACCCAGGGACTTAAAATGGGAAGTTTAAGAATCCGCCAGCGTCTGCAGGAACTGGAGAAAACAACCATTCATTATGACAAGCTGGTTGAGGAATTTATCCGAAATGACCTGATGAGCTTTCAGCGTCTGTATCTGAAGGATAAGGATATCAGGAATGTGATCCTGATGGGAGATTTTATTACAGATATGATCTTCCAGGAGGAAATGGAAGACAGGATCATTACAAGGGAAGAATTTATGAAACGCTATGAGGATACAGTTGGAAAATCTGTTGACCTGCTGGCACAGGAGATGGAGATTGATCCGGAATATGCATCCCTTGTTGTGCCGACCATGGTAGTGTGCAGAAATTTTATTGATATTTTCAATGCAGAGTCTCTCTGGGCACCAGGTGTTTCCCTGCTGGATGGAATTGCCTATGATTTTGCAGAGAAGAAAAAATTTCTCAAAAGTGTCCACAATTTTGAGAATGACATTCTGGTTACATCAAAGAACATTGCGAAACGCTATTCCAGCAGTAAGAGCCATATCCAGGGAACTATGAATCTTTGCCTGAATATCTTTGACAGTATGAAGAAGGTTCATGGTATGGGAACAAGAGAGCGTCTGTTACTGCAGATCGCAGCACTGCTTCATGATTGTGGCAAATATATCAGCATGGAAAAGGTTTCCGAGTGTTCCTATCAGATTATTATGTCTACAGATATTATTGGTCTGTCCTCTATGGAGCGCCAGATGATCGCATGTGCGGTCAGATTCAATAATTCTGCGTTTGTTTATTACGATGAACTTTACAGTATGGGAATCGCTATAGACAGAGAGAGCTATATCAAGGTGGTAAAGATGACTGCAATCCTTCGTCTGGCGAATGCCATGGACAGAAGTCATTATCAGAAAGTAAAAGGAATCAAAGCAGTGCTCAAAGACAGAGAACTGCAGATGATCGTGGATTCTGCACAGGACATTTCCCTGGAACTGGGACTGCTGAAAGATAAAGAGGCATTTTTTGAAGAAGTATTTGGCATTCGTCTGGTTCTCAGACGCAAGGGCAGAGCGTAAAGGAGGATGAACTTATGGACTTTGAAAAATTTGAAAAGAAAGAATATTTCGTGAATCGCGAGCTGAGCTGGCTCAAATTTGATGAGCGTGTTCTGAGTGAAGCAAGAGATAAAAATCTTCCTTTGTTTGACAGACTGAAGTTCTTAAGCATTACCGCATCCAATCTGGATGAATTCTTTATGGTGCGTGTGGCGTCTCTTAAGGATCAGGTACATGCAGGATATCATAAAACAGACATTGCAGGAATGACAGCCAAGGAGCAGTTAAAAGAAATCAGTGTCCGTACCCATGAACTGGTTCATGTACAGTATAATACACTGAACCGTTCTCTGATCCCTGCGCTTGAGAAAGCCGGAATGCACCTGGTGGCAGCCCATGAGAATCTTACAGAAGCACAGAGTGTATTTGTAGACAGATACTTTGAGGATAATGTATATCCGGTACTTACACCGATGGCGATGGATTCTTCCAGACCGTTTCCGTTGATCAGAAACAAGACATTAAATATCGGTGCTCTGATCTCCAAGAAGGAGAAGAGTGATAAACTCAGCAAAAAGGATAAAACAGGAGAACTTCTGTTTGCTACAGTGCAGGTTCCGTCTGTGCTTCCAAGGGTGGTGCAGATTCCGTCAAAGAAGGATGGAGATACCACAGTGATCCTGCTGGAAGAGATTATTGAAAGAAATATTGACAAACTTTTCCTGAGTTATGATGTGATATGTGCCCATCCTTACCGTATTATGCGTAATGCGGATCTTACCATCGATGAAGATGAGGCAGAGGATCTGCTGGTGGAGATCCAGCGCCAGTTAAAGAAACGTCAGTGGGGTGAGGTTATCCGTCTGGAAGTAGAGGATAAGATGGATGAACGCCTGCTGAAGATTCTGAAAACGGAATTTGACATCAAAGAGGCAGATGTTTTTGAGATAAACGGACCTCTGGATCTTACCATGCTTATGAAAGTATATGGTGCGGATGGCTTTGATGCTTACAAGACACCGAGATATCAGCCGGCACCTGTACCGGAATTTCAGAATGAGAAGGATATTTTCCAGGTGATACGTGAGGGCGATGTATTCCTGCATCATCCTTATATGAGCTTCGATCCTGTTGTAAATTTCGTACGTCAGGCAGCAAAAGATCCGGATGTTCTGGCTATTAAACAGACTCTGTATCGCGTCAGCGGCAATTCACCGATTATTGCTGCCCTTGCGCAGGCAGCAGAAAACGGCAAACAGGTTTCCGTACTGGTAGAGCTGAAAGCACGTTTTGATGAAGAAAATAATATTGTATGGGCGAAGAAGCTGGAGAAGGCAGGATGTCATGTAATTTATGGTCTGGTAGGTCTTAAGACACACAGCAAGATCACACTGGTTGTGCGCAGGGAAGAGACAGGAATCCGCCGATATGTGCATTTGGCAACCGGAAACTACAATGATTCCACTGCAAAACTCTATACAGACTGCGGTATCTTTACCTGCGATGAACGTTTCGGTGAAGATGCAACAGCAGTATTTAATATGCTCTCCGGATATTCAGAACCGAAAAGCTGGAATAAGCTGATCGTAGCACCAATCTGGATGAAGGACAGGTTCTTAAGCCTGATTGAACGTGAGGCAGAGAATGCGAAGAAAGGACTCCCGGCGTTGATCCGCGCAAAGATGAATTCCCTCTGTGATCCGAAGATTATTGCAGGATTGTATTATGCATCTTCCTGTGGAGTTCAGGTGGAACTTCTGGTAAGGGGTATCTGCTGTCTGAAAGTAGGAGTGCCGGGAATCAGTGAGAATATTCATGTCCGTTCTATTGTAGGGGAATTTCTGGAGCATAGCCGTATTTTCTATTTTGAAAATGGTGGAAACCCGGAAATTTATATGGGAAGTGCGGACTGGATGCCGCGTAACCTTGACCGCAGGGTAGAGATTGTTTTCCCTGTGGAAGATGAGAAGATTAAGAAAGAGCTGGAGCATGTACTTGATCTGGAGTTTAAGGATAATGTAAAAGCTCATATCCTGCAGCCGGATGGAACTTATGTGAAGCCGGATAAACGAGGCAAAGCCCAGATTAATTCTCAGATGGAATTTTGTATGGAGGCAACTGAGAAAGCAGCACTTCATAAACACGAAGAAAAGAAATCCCGCGTATTCATTCCGGCAGAGCCTGCGGAGGATATAGAGGAATAAGAAACAGTCAGAAACAGAAATAAATAACTGGGAAATGCCATGGAAAGCGGTGGAGCTGCTATGGCATTTCTTCTCTGGGACAAAAAATACCCCTTTTTTGTGGTAAAAGCCGCGTAAATACAGGGCTTTTTGAACGAAAAATTCGAGAAAAATAAAAAAATTGAAATTTTTTTAAAAAAGTACTTGCATTTTAGAAAAAGATGGTGTATATTAAACGAGTCGACAGCGAAGAGCGAACGACAGATAAACAAATGGCCAGTTGGTCAAGGGGTTAAGACGTCGCCCTCTCACGGCGAAAACACGGGTTCGATTCCCGTACTGGCTGCTACAAAATAGTGAGAATTTAACCAGAGCTTAGGCTCTGGTTATTTTTTGCGTTCAGAAGATTTATAGCTGAATAGAAAGAAAAAGTTGACAGTTGAAAAAACCAATGATAAGATAAATGCACTCAAATTATAACAGAACAGGCTTACAGGCAGAAAAGGATCAGAATTTCGGTTCTGATTATTTTTTTGTGTTTTATTCCATTGACAAGGAAGGTTTAGGCTTGAAAAAAAATAAAAATTCGGTTATAATACGAACAAACGTTTGCAACGTAAAAATTATTTCCTGATTTGCAGTAAGCAATCTGGTTGATGTTGATATATAGAAAGAAAGGAAATGTAACAGACATGGCAAAGAAAAACACCTATGATGCAGGGAGCATCTCTGTCCTGGAAGGTCTGGAGGCGGTTCGTAAGCGTCCGGGAATGTACATCGGAAGTGTTTCACGAAAAGGATTAAATCATCTTATTTATGAGATCGTAGATAACGCAGTAGATGAACATCTGGCAGGATACTGCAGTCTGATCCATGTAGTTCTGGAGAAAGATGGTTCCTGTACAGTAACAGACAACGGACGAGGAATCCCGGTAGACATGCACGAGAAAGGAGTATCGGCAGAGAGACTGGTATTTACTACACTTCATGCAGGCGGTAAATTTGACAATTCCGCTT from the Blautia wexlerae DSM 19850 genome contains:
- a CDS encoding bifunctional folylpolyglutamate synthase/dihydrofolate synthase, whose amino-acid sequence is MNYQESREYIDKITREIPSVLGLEHMRELMKRLGNPQDDLKYVHVAGTNGKGSVIAFLYSALSGARYRIGRYVSPTLYSYRGRMEVSGSRISREDFAAYITQVSDVIAAMTKDGYPHPTAFEIETAVAFLFFKKENCDLVLLEVGMGGNLDATNIIKNTLLAVLVSISMDHMSFLGNTLAQIAEKKAGIIKDGCRVVTARQKPEAMQVIERISREHGAKCTIADASEAEVLKESCLGQTIRYRGEEYEIPLAGVYQKENAVVALNALKVLDELGFPTAAEQKKEGLRTVNWNGRFTVICKKPLFVVDGAHNPAAADMMAASIEHYFKGKRIIYIMGVFADKDYRSVIQKTAHFADRILTIQTPDNIRALPAGELAKTVSEYNPNVQAMDTIKDAVEEAFSLAGEQDVIIAFGSLSFIGEMTDIVENL
- the pheA gene encoding prephenate dehydratase, which codes for MIDLQECRNEIDKIDSDIIRLFEQRMKVCEDVAEYKIRTGKKVLDPERERQKLEVLRGKAHGEFNQLGAQELFQQIMAISRKRQYQLLTEHGIEDDEKLEMVDALPLKDVRVVFQGVEGAYSYAAMREYFQDDIESFHVKTWRDAMEAVVEGRADYAVLPIENTTAGIVADIYDLLTEYELSIVGEQIIRPEHVLLGLPDAELEDIRQVCSHPQALSQCGKYLESHSDWKKKEMENTAGSAKKIKEDNDKTQAAIASRQAGELYGLKILAENICYNGQNATRFVIVSKKPIYVKDAHKISIFFELHHESGTLYNMLSHIIYNGLNMTKIESRPITGKNWQYRFFVDFEGNLKDSAVKNALRGIEAEADRMRILGNY
- a CDS encoding ATP-binding protein, with the protein product MARLNECILYRNFEHGEILDKMAELMNAWEQKAPDLKEKEGLFFECANGLVETAGAYGFSGNLWHCYLTFLLVNNENAFSTACEIRGAVNGSINELALNDFGVFKELYDFDLTVLDEAFGISCCKVLGDYTNTGSNSKMFNSRIRDRICDLSKTLAAAESTEEFMKDMVQFYKDFGVGKLGLHKAFRVGHDENDNVEIQPITRIAHVKLEDLVGYEIPKQKLIENTEAFVRGRKANNCLLFGDAGTGKSSSIKGILNRYYDEGLRIIEVYKHQFQDLNDVIAQIKNRNYKFIIYMDDLSFEEFEIEYKYLKAVIEGGLEKKPDNILIYATSNRRHLVREKSSDKLEIMDDDDLHSSDTVQEKLSLVYRFGVRIYYGAPSKKEFQTIVKALAERNGITMPEDELFLEANKWELSHGGLTGRTAQQFIDHLLGVEKE
- a CDS encoding HD domain-containing protein; the encoded protein is MAVMTFAAIDIGSYEVSMKIFEMSKRIGFRELNDVRYSLEIGKGVYSDGKIDSEMLNVLCEVLNDFKRLMQDFGVEEYRACGTSAFRELVNPLLIIEQIYQRTGMKIEILSSAEQHFLGYKSIAAIEKGFKKMIQKGTAILDVGGGSLQVSLFDKDALVTTQGLKMGSLRIRQRLQELEKTTIHYDKLVEEFIRNDLMSFQRLYLKDKDIRNVILMGDFITDMIFQEEMEDRIITREEFMKRYEDTVGKSVDLLAQEMEIDPEYASLVVPTMVVCRNFIDIFNAESLWAPGVSLLDGIAYDFAEKKKFLKSVHNFENDILVTSKNIAKRYSSSKSHIQGTMNLCLNIFDSMKKVHGMGTRERLLLQIAALLHDCGKYISMEKVSECSYQIIMSTDIIGLSSMERQMIACAVRFNNSAFVYYDELYSMGIAIDRESYIKVVKMTAILRLANAMDRSHYQKVKGIKAVLKDRELQMIVDSAQDISLELGLLKDKEAFFEEVFGIRLVLRRKGRA
- a CDS encoding RNA degradosome polyphosphate kinase, whose amino-acid sequence is MDFEKFEKKEYFVNRELSWLKFDERVLSEARDKNLPLFDRLKFLSITASNLDEFFMVRVASLKDQVHAGYHKTDIAGMTAKEQLKEISVRTHELVHVQYNTLNRSLIPALEKAGMHLVAAHENLTEAQSVFVDRYFEDNVYPVLTPMAMDSSRPFPLIRNKTLNIGALISKKEKSDKLSKKDKTGELLFATVQVPSVLPRVVQIPSKKDGDTTVILLEEIIERNIDKLFLSYDVICAHPYRIMRNADLTIDEDEAEDLLVEIQRQLKKRQWGEVIRLEVEDKMDERLLKILKTEFDIKEADVFEINGPLDLTMLMKVYGADGFDAYKTPRYQPAPVPEFQNEKDIFQVIREGDVFLHHPYMSFDPVVNFVRQAAKDPDVLAIKQTLYRVSGNSPIIAALAQAAENGKQVSVLVELKARFDEENNIVWAKKLEKAGCHVIYGLVGLKTHSKITLVVRREETGIRRYVHLATGNYNDSTAKLYTDCGIFTCDERFGEDATAVFNMLSGYSEPKSWNKLIVAPIWMKDRFLSLIEREAENAKKGLPALIRAKMNSLCDPKIIAGLYYASSCGVQVELLVRGICCLKVGVPGISENIHVRSIVGEFLEHSRIFYFENGGNPEIYMGSADWMPRNLDRRVEIVFPVEDEKIKKELEHVLDLEFKDNVKAHILQPDGTYVKPDKRGKAQINSQMEFCMEATEKAALHKHEEKKSRVFIPAEPAEDIEE